One Phaseolus vulgaris cultivar G19833 chromosome 2, P. vulgaris v2.0, whole genome shotgun sequence DNA window includes the following coding sequences:
- the LOC137810775 gene encoding peptidyl-prolyl cis-trans isomerase CYP23, which produces MWIQGFRFWIKGCILLALISAISALEPELGSTRVVFQTKYGDIEFGFFPTVAPKTVDHIFKLVKLGGYNTNHFFRVDKGFVAQVADVANGRSAPMNEDQKREAEKTVVGEFSDVKHVRGILSMGRYDDPDSGSSSFSILLGESPHLDGKYAIFGKVTKGDETLAKLEQLPTRKEGIFVMPMERITILSSYYYDKDTENCQQDRSILKLKLAASAVEVERQRMKCFP; this is translated from the exons ATGTGGATACAAGGATTCAGATTTTGGATCAAAGGTTGCATTTTGTTAGCCTTAATATCTGCAATTTCCGCTCTGGAACCCGAACTGGGATCGACTCGCGTCGTCTTTCAG ACAAAGTATGGGGATATTGAATTTGGTTTCTTTCCAACTGTTGCACCCAAAACTGTTGACCATATTTTTAAGCTCGTGAAACTTGGAGGCTATAACACTAACCATTTCTTTCGG GTGGATAAGGGATTTGTGGCCCAAGTAGCAGATGTTGCGAATGGAAGATCAGCTCCCATGAATGAGGATCAGAAAAGAGAGGCTGAAAAGACTGTTGTTGGTGAATTTAGTGACGTCAAACATGTTCGGGGTATTCTTTCCATGGGAAG GTATGATGATCCAGACAGTGGTTCATCCTCATTTTCAATACTACTTGGAGAGTCTCCTCATCTTGATGGAAAG TATGCAATATTTGGAAAAGTTACTAAAGGTGATGAAACATTGGCAAAGCTCGAGCAACTACCTACCCGTAAAGAGGGTATATTTGTaatg cCAATGGAACGCATCACCATCTTGTCATCATATTACTATG ACAAAGACACAGAAAATTGTCAGCAAGACAGATCAATTTTGAAGCTTAAACTAGCTGCCTCAGCTGTCGAAGTTGAACGACAG AGGATGAAGTGCTTCCCCTGA